Proteins encoded by one window of Burkholderia plantarii:
- a CDS encoding M48 family metallopeptidase: protein MALGALLAGAAGLACAAAADAPPASATAPAPPAHAAAYRPPPVGVGYGNAFAFRNLIPSPVLEQITGAQYQRMLQAAAQAGTLMAADDARVRRLRALVERLAPYAVKWNERVKGWHWELNVVRAREIRVLGLPGGKLLVDSGLIERLRLNDNELGVLIAHEMAHALREHARAGLGDMPPAAAPGANPISSLYGLAEPLPAPPAIAERLATLRYGRTDETEADVIGGDIAARAGIDPRAAITLWDKLAAATRGDRRHGFIYSHPYDARRRQELMKRLADLMPVYAKAIGKRVETLPPYAGISAVRRRPASPVS from the coding sequence ATCGCGCTCGGCGCGCTGCTGGCCGGCGCGGCCGGGCTCGCCTGCGCGGCGGCGGCCGACGCGCCACCCGCTTCGGCCACCGCGCCTGCGCCGCCGGCGCATGCGGCCGCCTACCGGCCGCCGCCCGTCGGCGTGGGCTACGGCAACGCGTTCGCGTTCCGCAACCTGATCCCGTCGCCGGTGCTCGAGCAGATCACCGGCGCGCAATACCAGCGGATGCTGCAGGCGGCCGCGCAGGCCGGCACGCTGATGGCGGCCGACGACGCGCGCGTCAGGCGGCTGCGCGCGCTGGTCGAGCGGCTCGCGCCGTATGCGGTCAAGTGGAACGAGCGCGTGAAGGGCTGGCACTGGGAGCTGAACGTGGTGCGCGCGCGCGAGATCCGCGTGCTCGGCCTGCCGGGCGGCAAGCTGCTGGTCGACAGCGGGCTCATCGAACGGCTGCGCCTGAACGACAACGAACTCGGCGTGCTGATCGCGCACGAGATGGCGCACGCGCTGCGCGAGCACGCGCGCGCCGGCCTCGGGGACATGCCGCCCGCGGCGGCGCCCGGTGCGAACCCGATCTCGTCGCTGTACGGTCTGGCCGAGCCGCTGCCCGCGCCGCCCGCGATCGCCGAGCGGCTCGCGACGCTGCGCTACGGACGCACCGACGAAACCGAGGCCGACGTGATCGGCGGCGACATCGCGGCCCGAGCCGGCATCGATCCGCGCGCCGCGATCACGCTGTGGGACAAGCTCGCGGCCGCCACCCGCGGCGACCGCCGGCACGGCTTCATCTATTCGCATCCCTACGACGCGCGCCGCCGCCAGGAACTGATGAAGCGGCTCGCCGACCTGATGCCGGTCTACGCGAAGGCGATCGGCAAGCGCGTCGAGACGCTGCCGCCGTATGCGGGCATCAGCGCGGTGCGCCGCCGCCCCGCCTCACCCGTCAGTTGA
- a CDS encoding AraC family transcriptional regulator, giving the protein MSFEPLIPDGDLRVQRRMIALIDRLAPHDGSTDAALEGVRFMRVSTTVPRCPVLYEPSIVIVCQGRKVGYVGERTFVYDERQYLVLSVPLPFECETYTAPHGPFLAISVRIDLGVIAELAMLLEETHGAAASEPDSICSTPLGAPLADAVLRLLETLQSPHDTRVLGPSIMREIGYRVLTGEQGDAIRAALGQRHHFGRIAKALRRIHLNLGGEHSIDALAAEAGMSAAVFHTHFRSVTGTSPMQYVKATRLHNARLMMVQEGVSAGAAAARVGYASASQFSREFKRMFGRSPGDEVRWVQANGLVVNGEPAEIN; this is encoded by the coding sequence ATGAGCTTCGAACCCCTGATACCGGATGGCGACCTGCGCGTGCAGCGGCGCATGATCGCGCTGATCGACCGGCTCGCGCCGCATGACGGCTCGACCGACGCGGCGCTCGAAGGCGTGCGCTTCATGCGCGTGAGCACCACCGTGCCGCGCTGCCCGGTACTCTACGAGCCGAGCATCGTGATCGTCTGTCAAGGCCGCAAGGTCGGCTACGTCGGCGAGCGCACGTTCGTCTACGACGAGCGCCAGTATCTGGTGCTGTCGGTGCCGCTGCCGTTCGAGTGCGAAACCTACACGGCGCCGCATGGCCCGTTCCTGGCGATCTCGGTGCGCATCGACCTCGGCGTGATCGCCGAACTCGCGATGCTGCTGGAGGAAACGCACGGCGCGGCCGCGAGCGAGCCGGACAGCATCTGCTCGACGCCGCTCGGCGCGCCGCTCGCCGACGCGGTGCTGCGCCTGCTCGAAACGCTGCAGTCGCCGCACGACACACGCGTGCTCGGTCCCTCGATCATGCGCGAGATCGGCTACCGCGTGCTGACGGGCGAGCAGGGCGACGCGATCCGCGCGGCGCTCGGCCAGCGGCATCACTTCGGACGGATCGCCAAGGCGTTGCGGCGTATCCACCTCAATCTCGGCGGCGAGCATTCGATCGACGCGCTCGCGGCCGAGGCCGGCATGAGCGCCGCGGTGTTCCACACGCATTTCCGCAGCGTGACGGGCACCTCGCCGATGCAGTACGTGAAGGCCACGCGGCTGCACAACGCGCGGCTGATGATGGTGCAGGAAGGCGTCAGCGCCGGCGCGGCGGCCGCGCGCGTCGGTTATGCGAGCGCCTCGCAGTTCAGCCGCGAGTTCAAGCGCATGTTCGGCCGCAGTCCCGGCGACGAAGTACGCTGGGTGCAGGCCAACGGCCTCGTCGTGAACGGCGAGCCGGCCGAGATCAACTGA
- a CDS encoding NAD(P)-dependent alcohol dehydrogenase: MSTTYAYAAQSATSPLAPLQIERRDLRELDVQIEILYCGVCHSDLHQARNEWRNSIYPVVPGHEIVGRVTAVGPEVSRFKAGDLVGVGCLVDSCRTCASCSEGLEQYCENGFVGTYNGEDRVTGDITFGGYSSQVVVDEAFVLRVPEKLELAAAAPLLCAGITTYSPLRQWGAGPGKKVGIVGLGGLGHMGVKIARAMGAHVVLFTTSPSKIEDGKRLGAHEVVISKDEAQMNAHANSFDLIVNTVAAQHDLNPFLNLLKRDGTMTLVGAPEHDHPSPNVFNLILKRRRLAGSLIGGIAETQEMLDFCAEHDIVSDIELIRIQDINHAYERMLKSDVKYRFVIDIASLKDAA, encoded by the coding sequence ATGAGCACGACTTACGCTTACGCGGCGCAAAGCGCGACCAGCCCGCTCGCCCCCCTCCAGATCGAACGCCGCGACCTGCGCGAGCTCGACGTCCAGATCGAAATCCTCTACTGCGGCGTCTGCCATTCCGACCTGCACCAGGCGCGCAACGAATGGCGCAACTCGATCTATCCGGTGGTGCCGGGCCACGAGATCGTCGGCCGGGTCACGGCGGTCGGCCCCGAAGTCAGCCGCTTCAAGGCCGGCGACCTGGTCGGCGTCGGCTGCCTGGTCGATTCGTGCCGCACCTGCGCGAGCTGCTCGGAAGGCCTCGAGCAATATTGCGAAAACGGTTTCGTCGGCACCTACAACGGCGAGGACCGCGTGACGGGCGACATCACCTTCGGCGGTTACTCGTCGCAGGTCGTCGTCGACGAGGCGTTCGTGCTGCGCGTGCCCGAGAAGCTCGAGCTCGCCGCCGCCGCGCCGCTGCTCTGCGCCGGCATCACCACCTACTCGCCGCTGCGCCAGTGGGGCGCCGGCCCGGGCAAGAAGGTCGGCATCGTCGGCCTGGGCGGCCTTGGCCACATGGGCGTGAAGATCGCGCGCGCGATGGGCGCGCACGTGGTGCTGTTCACCACCTCGCCGTCGAAGATCGAGGACGGCAAGCGCCTGGGCGCGCACGAAGTGGTGATCTCGAAGGACGAGGCGCAGATGAACGCGCACGCCAACAGCTTCGACCTGATCGTCAACACGGTGGCCGCGCAGCACGACCTGAACCCGTTCCTGAACCTGCTCAAGCGCGACGGCACGATGACGCTGGTGGGCGCGCCCGAGCACGACCATCCGTCGCCGAACGTGTTCAACCTGATCCTCAAGCGCCGCCGCCTGGCCGGCTCGCTGATCGGCGGCATCGCCGAGACGCAGGAGATGCTCGATTTCTGCGCCGAGCACGACATCGTGTCTGACATCGAGCTGATCAGGATTCAGGACATCAACCACGCGTATGAACGGATGCTCAAGAGCGACGTGAAGTACCGCTTCGTGATCGACATCGCTTCGCTGAAGGACGCGGCGTAA
- a CDS encoding exodeoxyribonuclease III, which produces MLRVITANLNGIRSAAKKGFFDWLGDQQADCVCVQEIKVSADDLPAEFAAPHGFTGYFHHAQKKGYSGAGLYTRREPDDVIIGYGSSEFDAEGRYVEARFGKLSVVSVYVPSGSSGDERQQAKYRFMDEFMPHLAELKARREVIVCGDVNIVHKEIDIRNWKSNQKNSGCLPEERAWLTKLFDDVGYVDVFRTLDPRPDQYTWWSNRGQAYAKNVGWRIDYQIATPGVAGTAKETSIFRDIKFSDHAPLTVDYDYK; this is translated from the coding sequence ATGCTGCGTGTCATTACGGCGAACCTGAACGGCATCCGCTCCGCCGCGAAGAAGGGCTTCTTCGACTGGCTCGGCGACCAGCAGGCCGATTGCGTCTGCGTGCAGGAAATCAAGGTGTCGGCCGACGACCTGCCCGCCGAATTCGCGGCGCCGCACGGTTTCACCGGCTACTTCCACCATGCCCAGAAGAAGGGCTACAGCGGCGCGGGGCTCTACACGCGCCGCGAGCCCGACGACGTGATCATCGGCTACGGCAGCAGCGAGTTCGACGCCGAGGGGCGTTACGTCGAGGCGCGCTTCGGCAAGCTGTCGGTGGTGTCGGTGTACGTGCCGTCGGGCTCGAGCGGCGACGAGCGCCAGCAGGCCAAGTACCGCTTCATGGACGAATTCATGCCGCATCTGGCCGAGCTGAAGGCCAGGCGCGAGGTGATCGTCTGCGGCGACGTGAACATCGTCCACAAGGAAATCGACATCCGCAACTGGAAGAGCAACCAGAAGAATTCCGGCTGCCTGCCCGAGGAGCGCGCGTGGCTGACCAAGCTGTTCGACGACGTCGGCTACGTGGACGTGTTCCGCACGCTCGACCCGCGCCCCGACCAGTACACGTGGTGGAGCAACCGCGGCCAGGCCTACGCGAAGAACGTGGGGTGGCGGATCGATTACCAGATCGCCACGCCGGGCGTGGCGGGGACGGCGAAGGAAACCTCGATCTTCCGCGACATCAAGTTCAGCGATCATGCGCCGCTGACGGTGGATTACGACTACAAGTAA
- a CDS encoding PPK2 family polyphosphate kinase: MAKQASLDDFRVPYHTDEKAAAAFQLDAFEPGAKPFSAGSKDTDRAHLSELSMQIDALQDMLHTQPRKRLLLVLQGMDTSGKDGTVRAVFHEVDPLGLRVVPFKAPTAVELAHDFLWRVHAQVPAAGELTIFNRSHYEDVLVPRVKGGIDKAECERRYRQIRQFEAMLSESGTTIVKCFLHISKDEQRARLQARVDDPNKHWKFDLSDIEARKDWDAYQIAYRDALAATSAPHAPWYMIPADSKTHRNVMIAELLLRELTAMKLAYPPAKPELAGVKIE; this comes from the coding sequence ATGGCGAAGCAAGCGTCGCTCGACGATTTCCGCGTGCCGTACCACACCGACGAGAAGGCCGCCGCGGCGTTCCAGCTCGACGCGTTCGAGCCCGGCGCCAAGCCGTTCTCGGCCGGCTCGAAGGACACCGATCGCGCACATCTGTCCGAGCTGTCGATGCAGATCGACGCGCTGCAGGACATGCTGCATACGCAGCCGCGCAAGCGCCTGCTGCTGGTGCTGCAGGGCATGGATACCAGCGGCAAGGACGGCACCGTGCGCGCCGTGTTCCACGAGGTCGATCCGCTCGGCCTGCGCGTCGTGCCGTTCAAGGCGCCCACCGCGGTCGAGCTCGCGCACGACTTTCTCTGGCGCGTCCACGCGCAGGTGCCGGCCGCCGGCGAGCTGACGATCTTCAACCGCAGCCACTACGAGGACGTGCTGGTGCCGCGCGTAAAGGGCGGCATCGACAAGGCCGAATGCGAGCGCCGCTACCGGCAGATCCGCCAGTTCGAGGCGATGTTGTCGGAGTCCGGCACGACCATCGTCAAGTGCTTCCTGCACATCTCGAAGGACGAGCAGCGCGCGCGGCTGCAGGCGCGCGTGGACGATCCGAACAAGCACTGGAAGTTCGACCTGTCCGACATCGAGGCGCGCAAGGACTGGGACGCCTACCAGATCGCCTACCGCGACGCGCTGGCCGCCACCTCGGCGCCGCACGCGCCGTGGTACATGATCCCGGCCGACTCGAAGACGCATCGCAACGTGATGATCGCCGAGCTGCTGCTGCGCGAGCTGACGGCGATGAAGCTCGCCTATCCGCCCGCCAAGCCCGAGCTCGCGGGCGTGAAGATCGAGTGA
- the gatB gene encoding Asp-tRNA(Asn)/Glu-tRNA(Gln) amidotransferase subunit GatB has protein sequence MTQWEVVIGLETHAQLSTASKIFSGASTQFGAEPNTQACAVDLALPGVLPVLNRGAVERAIRLGLAVDATVAPRSIFARKNYFYPDLPKGYQISQYEIPVVQGGRITIQVPANEKTGKEAYAKTINLTRAHLEEDAGKSLHEDFAGMTGIDLNRAGTPLLEIVTEPEMRSAAEAVAYAKALHALVVWLGICDGNMQEGSFRCDANVSVRPVGQEKFGTRAEIKNLNSFRFLEDAINHEVRRQIELIEDGGEVVQETRLYDPDKRETRSMRSKEDAQDYRYFPDPDLMPVVIDPKWVERVRGEMPELPAAMQQRFAGQYGMTPYDAVVLTSSKAMAAYFEAVVAKAGTANAKTAANWLMGDVSSLLNREGIEIDACPVSAAQLALVLQRIADGTISNKIAKEIFQAIWDEKATDDAAADRIIEAKGLKQISDTGALEAIIDEVLAANAKSVEEFRAGKEKAFNALVGQAMKATKGKANPAQVNELLKKKLG, from the coding sequence ATGACGCAATGGGAAGTCGTTATCGGTCTCGAGACGCACGCGCAGCTGTCGACCGCCTCGAAGATCTTCTCGGGTGCCTCGACGCAGTTCGGCGCCGAGCCCAACACCCAGGCCTGCGCGGTCGATCTGGCGCTGCCCGGCGTGCTGCCGGTGCTGAACCGCGGCGCCGTGGAGCGCGCGATCCGGCTGGGCCTCGCGGTCGACGCGACGGTCGCGCCGCGCAGCATCTTCGCGCGCAAGAATTACTTCTACCCGGATCTGCCGAAGGGCTATCAGATCAGCCAGTACGAGATTCCGGTCGTGCAGGGCGGCCGCATCACGATCCAGGTGCCCGCCAACGAGAAGACCGGCAAGGAAGCCTACGCGAAGACCATCAACCTCACGCGCGCGCACCTTGAGGAAGACGCCGGCAAGTCGCTGCACGAGGATTTTGCCGGCATGACCGGCATCGACCTGAACCGCGCCGGCACGCCGCTGCTCGAGATCGTCACCGAGCCCGAGATGCGCAGCGCGGCCGAGGCCGTGGCCTACGCCAAGGCGCTGCACGCGCTGGTGGTGTGGCTCGGCATCTGCGACGGCAACATGCAGGAAGGCTCGTTCCGCTGCGACGCGAACGTTTCGGTGCGCCCGGTCGGCCAGGAGAAATTCGGCACGCGCGCCGAGATCAAGAACCTGAACTCGTTCCGCTTCCTCGAGGACGCGATCAACCATGAAGTGCGGCGCCAGATCGAGTTGATCGAGGACGGCGGCGAGGTGGTGCAGGAAACGCGCCTGTACGATCCGGACAAGCGCGAGACGCGCTCGATGCGCAGCAAGGAAGACGCGCAGGACTACCGCTACTTCCCTGACCCTGACCTGATGCCGGTGGTGATCGATCCGAAGTGGGTCGAGCGCGTGCGCGGCGAGATGCCCGAACTGCCGGCCGCGATGCAGCAACGCTTCGCCGGGCAGTACGGCATGACGCCCTATGACGCGGTGGTGCTGACTTCCAGCAAGGCGATGGCCGCCTATTTCGAGGCGGTGGTCGCCAAGGCCGGCACCGCGAACGCGAAGACCGCCGCCAACTGGCTGATGGGCGACGTGTCGTCGCTGTTGAACCGCGAAGGCATCGAGATCGACGCCTGCCCGGTATCGGCCGCGCAGCTCGCGCTGGTGCTGCAGCGGATCGCCGACGGCACCATCTCGAACAAGATCGCCAAGGAAATCTTCCAGGCGATCTGGGACGAGAAGGCCACCGACGACGCCGCGGCCGACCGCATCATCGAGGCGAAGGGCCTCAAGCAGATTTCCGACACCGGCGCGCTCGAGGCGATCATCGACGAGGTGCTGGCCGCCAACGCGAAGTCGGTCGAGGAATTCCGCGCCGGCAAGGAGAAGGCGTTCAACGCGCTGGTCGGCCAGGCGATGAAGGCGACCAAGGGCAAGGCAAACCCGGCGCAGGTCAACGAGCTGCTGAAGAAGAAGCTCGGCTGA
- the gatA gene encoding Asp-tRNA(Asn)/Glu-tRNA(Gln) amidotransferase subunit GatA: protein MHANSLTELRAALDAGQTSAVELAQLYLQRIDAASALNAFVHVDAELTLAQAREADAARAAGRAGPLAGLPIAHKDVFVTRGWRSTAGSKMLANYTSPFDATVVERLAAAGMVTLGKTNMDEFAMGSSNENSAFGAVKNPWDTRAVPGGSSGGSAAAVAARLAPAATGTDTGGSIRQPASFAGVTGIKPTYGRVSRYGMIAFASSLDQGGPMAQSAADCALLLDAMAGFDTRDSTSLERDDENFGRHLGAPWTPDAPAGKPLAGLRIGLPDEYFGAGLADDVRAAIDAALKQYEALGATLVPVSLPKTELSIPVYYVIAPAEASSNLSRFDGVRYGHRAAEYRDLLDMYKKSRAEGFGPEVKRRILVGAYVLSHGYYDAYYLQAQKIRRIIAQDFQNAFERCDVIMGPASPTVAWDLGAKGDDPLQMYLADIYTLSVSLAGLPGMSVPCGFGAGANARRPVGLQIIGNYFNEARMLQVADAFQRATDWHKQVPAGS, encoded by the coding sequence ATGCACGCAAACAGCCTGACCGAACTGCGCGCCGCGCTCGACGCCGGCCAAACCTCGGCCGTCGAGCTCGCGCAGCTCTACCTGCAACGCATCGACGCGGCGAGCGCGCTCAATGCGTTCGTCCACGTCGACGCCGAGCTCACGCTGGCGCAGGCGCGCGAGGCCGACGCCGCGCGCGCGGCCGGCCGCGCCGGCCCGCTCGCCGGCCTGCCGATCGCGCACAAGGACGTGTTCGTCACGCGCGGCTGGCGCTCGACCGCCGGCTCGAAGATGCTCGCGAACTACACCAGCCCGTTCGACGCGACCGTGGTCGAGCGGCTCGCCGCGGCCGGCATGGTCACGCTCGGCAAGACCAACATGGACGAGTTCGCGATGGGTTCGTCCAACGAGAACTCGGCGTTCGGCGCCGTGAAGAACCCGTGGGACACGCGAGCCGTGCCGGGCGGCAGCTCGGGCGGCAGCGCGGCGGCGGTGGCCGCGCGGCTCGCGCCGGCCGCCACCGGCACCGACACCGGCGGTTCGATCCGCCAGCCGGCCTCGTTCGCCGGCGTGACGGGGATCAAGCCGACCTACGGCCGGGTGTCGCGCTACGGCATGATCGCGTTCGCCTCGTCGCTCGACCAGGGCGGCCCGATGGCGCAGAGCGCGGCCGACTGCGCGCTGCTGCTCGACGCGATGGCCGGCTTCGACACGCGCGACTCCACCAGCCTCGAGCGCGACGACGAGAACTTCGGCCGCCACCTGGGCGCGCCGTGGACGCCCGACGCGCCGGCCGGCAAGCCGCTCGCGGGCCTGCGCATCGGCCTGCCGGACGAGTATTTCGGCGCGGGTCTGGCCGACGACGTGCGCGCGGCGATCGACGCGGCGCTCAAGCAGTACGAGGCGCTCGGTGCCACGCTGGTGCCGGTGTCGCTGCCGAAGACGGAACTGTCGATCCCGGTCTACTACGTGATCGCGCCGGCCGAGGCCTCGTCGAACCTGTCGCGGTTCGACGGCGTGCGCTACGGCCATCGCGCGGCCGAGTACCGCGACCTGCTCGACATGTACAAGAAGTCGCGCGCCGAGGGTTTCGGCCCGGAAGTGAAACGCCGCATCCTGGTGGGCGCGTACGTGCTGTCGCATGGCTACTACGACGCGTACTACCTGCAGGCGCAGAAGATCCGCCGCATCATCGCGCAGGATTTCCAGAACGCGTTCGAGCGGTGCGACGTGATCATGGGGCCGGCCTCGCCCACCGTGGCCTGGGATCTCGGCGCCAAGGGCGACGATCCGCTGCAGATGTACCTGGCCGACATCTACACGCTGTCGGTCAGCCTGGCGGGGCTGCCCGGCATGAGCGTGCCGTGCGGCTTCGGCGCCGGTGCGAACGCGCGGCGCCCGGTCGGCCTGCAGATCATCGGCAACTATTTCAACGAAGCCCGGATGCTGCAGGTCGCCGACGCGTTCCAGCGCGCGACCGATTGGCATAAGCAAGTTCCGGCGGGGAGTTAA
- the gatC gene encoding Asp-tRNA(Asn)/Glu-tRNA(Gln) amidotransferase subunit GatC: MALTLNDVKRIAHLARLEMNDTEAGQTLGQLNDFFGLVEKMQAVDTNGIAPLAHPIEQIQEVAQRLRDDVVTETVNRDENQRPAPAVQDGLFLVPKVIE, from the coding sequence ATGGCTTTGACCCTGAACGACGTGAAACGCATCGCGCACCTCGCGCGGCTCGAGATGAACGATACCGAGGCCGGGCAGACGCTCGGCCAGCTCAACGATTTCTTCGGTCTCGTCGAGAAGATGCAGGCCGTCGATACGAACGGTATCGCCCCGCTCGCGCACCCGATCGAGCAGATCCAGGAAGTCGCGCAGCGTCTGCGCGACGACGTCGTCACCGAGACGGTCAATCGCGACGAGAATCAACGTCCGGCGCCGGCCGTCCAGGACGGCCTGTTCCTCGTGCCGAAGGTGATCGAATAA
- a CDS encoding rod shape-determining protein has protein sequence MFGFLRSYFSNDLAIDLGTANTLIYMRGKGIVLDEPSVVSIRQEGGPNGKKTIQAVGKEAKQMLGKVPGNIEAIRPMKDGVIADFTVTEQMIKQFIKTAHESRMFSPSPRIIICVPCGSTQVERRAIKEAAHGAGASQVYLIEEPMAAAIGAGLPVSEATGSMVVDIGGGTTEVGVISLGGIVYKGSVRVGGDKFDEAIVNYIRRNYGMLIGEQTAEAIKKEIGSAFPGSEVKEMEVKGRNLSEGIPRSFTISSNEILEALTDPLNQIVSSVKIALEQTPPELGADIAERGMMLTGGGALLRDLDRLLAEETGLPVLVAEDPLTCVVRGSGMALERMDKLGSIFSYE, from the coding sequence ATGTTCGGTTTTTTGCGCAGCTACTTCTCCAACGATCTCGCGATCGATCTCGGCACCGCAAACACCCTCATCTACATGCGCGGCAAGGGCATCGTCCTCGATGAGCCGTCCGTCGTGTCGATCCGCCAGGAAGGCGGCCCCAACGGCAAGAAGACGATCCAGGCCGTCGGCAAGGAAGCCAAGCAGATGCTCGGCAAGGTGCCGGGCAACATCGAGGCGATCCGTCCGATGAAAGACGGCGTGATCGCCGACTTCACCGTCACCGAGCAGATGATCAAGCAGTTCATCAAGACGGCGCACGAGTCGCGGATGTTCTCGCCCTCGCCGCGCATCATCATCTGCGTGCCGTGCGGCTCGACCCAGGTCGAGCGCCGCGCGATCAAGGAAGCCGCGCACGGCGCCGGCGCCTCGCAGGTCTACCTGATCGAGGAGCCGATGGCCGCGGCGATCGGCGCCGGCCTGCCGGTGTCGGAAGCCACCGGCTCGATGGTGGTCGACATCGGCGGCGGCACCACCGAAGTGGGCGTGATCTCGCTGGGCGGCATCGTCTACAAGGGCTCGGTGCGCGTGGGCGGCGACAAGTTCGACGAGGCGATCGTCAACTACATCCGCCGCAACTACGGCATGCTGATCGGCGAGCAGACCGCCGAGGCGATCAAGAAGGAAATCGGCTCCGCGTTCCCGGGCTCCGAGGTCAAGGAGATGGAAGTGAAGGGCCGCAACCTGTCGGAAGGCATTCCGCGCAGCTTCACGATCTCCAGCAACGAAATCCTCGAGGCACTGACCGATCCGCTGAACCAGATCGTCTCGTCGGTGAAAATCGCCCTCGAACAGACGCCGCCGGAACTGGGTGCCGACATCGCCGAGCGCGGCATGATGCTGACGGGCGGCGGCGCGCTGCTGCGCGACCTGGACCGCCTGCTGGCCGAGGAAACCGGCCTGCCGGTGCTGGTCGCCGAAGACCCGCTGACCTGCGTGGTGCGTGGCTCGGGCATGGCGCTCGAGCGCATGGACAAGCTCGGCAGCATCTTCTCCTACGAGTGA